CTTTTCCTCTGGCTGGTATCCTTCTTTCTAAAGGAGTAAATTATATTGTAATTGCCGCTTTTACAACTACTCTAATGATGGTCGGAATAGTAACCTATCCGGTGGAAAAAGACTTTTTTGGATTAAAAATAACTGTAATTCGTAATATATTTGGCTTAATTATTGCTTTAATAGTTTCATTTATCATCGGTCTTTCTTATGGGGAGTTGATCTTTTAATGAAAAAACATCTTAAAGATTACTGGTTATTTATTATATTTTCTATTGCAATTTCAATAAGTTATATTTTTGGGATTGAAACAGGTAAAGGTATTTTCAATAATTTTTATGATTTTTTTATAACAATGGTCCAATTTGTTCCTGCTGTTTTTATCTTAATTGGCTTATTTGATGTCTGGGTAAAAAAAGAAACTATAGAAAAACATCTTGGAGAAAATTCAAGCTTTTTATCATACATCTGGGCAATAATTCTGGCCAGTACGACCATAGGTGGTCTATATGTTGCTTTTCCAGTAGCCGCTGCATTATATAAAAAAGGAGCAACTCCCAGGGTAATTTTTACTTATGTAGGAGCTGCTGCTATTTGTCGAATCCCAATGACCTTATTTGAAGCAAGTTATGTTGGGATAAAATTCACTGCAATTAGATGGGGAGTCTCTATTCCATTAATAATTTTAAGTAGTATTTTATTAGAAAAACTATTATCAAAAAAAGATCTGGAGATGATCCATGAATAATAAAGTTTAATAACCAAA
The DNA window shown above is from Halanaerobiales bacterium and carries:
- a CDS encoding permease, encoding MKKHLKDYWLFIIFSIAISISYIFGIETGKGIFNNFYDFFITMVQFVPAVFILIGLFDVWVKKETIEKHLGENSSFLSYIWAIILASTTIGGLYVAFPVAAALYKKGATPRVIFTYVGAAAICRIPMTLFEASYVGIKFTAIRWGVSIPLIILSSILLEKLLSKKDLEMIHE